A window of the Myripristis murdjan chromosome 15, fMyrMur1.1, whole genome shotgun sequence genome harbors these coding sequences:
- the fgfr2 gene encoding fibroblast growth factor receptor 2 isoform X5, which yields MGSVSRGRRRRGVWGALAPTKGMASWAWLLAAVLLSLLTVSVARPPLTATKEEEATLEPEDAISSGDDEDDTERSEDTGADGEQISAPYWTSSAKMEKKLHAVPAANTVKFRCAAGGNPRPKMRWLKNSRPFRQEDRMGGYKVRSQHWTLIMESVVPSDKGNYTCLVENQYGSINHTYTLDVVERSPHRPILQAGLPANTTVHVGEDARFVCKVYSDAQPHIQWLKHIMQNGSRYGPDGHPYVRVLKTAGVNTTDKEIEVLYLPNVTFEDAGEYTCLAGNSIGISYHTAWLTVLPANKEEQITGLMSPDYVEIAIYCVGVFLIACMVVIVVVCRMRNTAKKPDFGGQPAVHKLSKQIPLRRQVTVSADSSSSMNSSTPLVRITTRRSSAHDEPIPEYDLPEDPRWEFARDRLTLGKPLGEGCFGQVVMAEALGIDKDKPKEAVTVAVKMLKDDATEKDLSDLVSEMEMMKMIGKHKNIINLLGACTQDGPLYVIVEYASKGNLREYLRARRPPGMEYSYDIARVSDEQLTFKDLVSCTYQVARGMEYLASQKCIHRDLAARNVLVTESNFMKIADFGLARDVHNIDYYKKTTNGRLPVKWMAPEALFDRVYTHQSDVWSFGVLMWEIFTLGGSPYPGIPVEELFKLLKEGHRMDKPGNCTNELYMMMKDCWHAISSQRPTFKQLVEDLDRILTLSTNEEYLDLCAPTEQYSPSFPDTRSSCSSGDDSVFSHDPLPDEPCLPKYQHINGGVKT from the exons ATGGGATCAGTGTCCagggggaggcggaggaggggggTATGGGGAGCTCTGGCCCCCACTAAGGGGATGGCCTCGTGGGCCTGGCTGCTGGCTGCCGTCCTGCTGTCCCTTCTGACCGTCAGCGTGGCCCGGCCGCCCCTCACCGCCaccaaggaggaggaggccactCTGGAACCTGAAG ATGCAATCTCGTCGGGGGATGATGAGGACGATACGGAGCGGTCGGAGGACACGGGGGCGGACGGAGAGCAGATAA GCGCTCCGTATTGGACCTCGTCGGCGAAGATGGAGAAGAAGCTGCACGCGGTGCCGGCCGCCAACACGGTCAAGTTCCGCTGCGCCGCGGGGGGCAATCCCCGGCCCAAGATGCGCTGGCTGAAAAACAGCCGGCCTTTCCGCCAGGAGGACCGCATGGGGGGCTACAAG GTGCGGAGCCAGCACTGGACCCTGATCATGGAGAGCGTGGTGCCGTCAGACAAGGGCAACTACACCTGCCTGGTGGAGAACCAGTACGGATCCATCAACCACACCTACACTCTGGACGTAGTAG AGCGCTCACCTCACCGGCCGATTCTTCAGGCCGGTCTGCCGGCCAACACCACCGTGCACGTGGGAGAGGACGCGCGCTTCGTCTGCAAGGTGTACAGCGACGCCCAGCCTCACATCCAGTGGCTCAAACACATCATGCAGAACGGCAGCCGCTACGGCCCCGACGGACACCCCTACGTCCGCGTGCTCAAG ACCGCAGGTGTTAACACCACCGATAAGGAGATAGAAGTTCTCTACTTGCCCAATGTAACTTTCGAGGACGCTGGGGAGTATACGTGCTTGGCGGGTAATTCTATTGGGATCTCCTATCACACTGCTTGGTTGACGGTGCTTCCAG CCAACAAGGAAGAGCAGATCACGGGGCTGATGTCGCCCGACTACGTGGAGATCGCCATATACTGCGTGGGCGTGTTCCTCATCGCCTGCATGGTGGTCATCGTGGTGGTGTGCCGAATGAGGAACACGGCGAAGAAGCCCGACTTCGGCGGCCAGCCGGCGGTCCACAAACTGAGCAAGCAGATCCCCCTGCGCCGCCAGGTAACA GTGTCGGCGGACTCGAGCTCCTCCATGAACTCCAGTACGCCGCTGGTCCGCATCACCACGCGCCGCAGCTCCGCCCACGACGAGCCCATCCCCGAGTACGACCTCCCCGAAGACCCCCGCTGGGAGTTTGCCCGAGACAG GTTGACCCTGGGCAAGCCCCTCGGCGAGGGCTGCTTTGGCCAGGTTGTAATGGCAGAAGCCCTGGGCATCGACAAAGACAAACCCAAGGAAGCTGTGACTGTCGCTGTCAAGATGCTCAAAG ATGACGCCACAGAGAAGGACCTGTCTGACCTGGTGtcagagatggagatgatgaagatgatcgGCAAACATAAGAACATCATCAATCTTCTTGGGGCTTGCACACAAGACG GCCCGCTGTATGTGATAGTGGAGTACGCCTCCAAGGGCAACCTGAGAGAGTACCTCCGCGCCCGCCGGCCCCCCGGCATGGAATATTCCTACGACATCGCCCGCGTCTCAGACGAGCAGCTCACCTTCAAAGACTTGGTCTCCTGCACTTACCAGGTGGCACGGGGCATGGAGTACCTGGCATCGCAGAAG TGTATACACAGGGACCTGGCAGCCAGAAACGTCCTGGTCACAGAGAGCAACTTCATGAAGATCGCCGACTTCGGCCTGGCCCGGGACGTCCATAACATCGATTACTACAAAAAGACAACCAAC GGTCGTCTTCCGGTGAAGTGGATGGCTCCAGAGGCGTTGTTCGACCGGGTGTATACACACCAGAGTGACGT ctgGTCATTTGGGGTGCTGATGTGGGAGATCTTCACCCTGGGGGGCTCCCCCTACCCTGGCATCCCCGTTGAAGAGCTCTTCAAGTTGCTCAAAGAGGGCCATCGCATGGACAAGCCTGGCAACTGCACCAATGAGCT GTACATGATGATGAAAGACTGCTGGCATGCCATCTCATCCCAGAGACCCACCTTCAAGCAGCTAGTGGAGGATCTGGATCGCATCCTCACCCTCAGCACCAACGAG